One genomic region from Cydia amplana chromosome Z, ilCydAmpl1.1, whole genome shotgun sequence encodes:
- the LOC134661233 gene encoding estradiol 17-beta-dehydrogenase 8, with amino-acid sequence MVSGIVAGRLAIVTGAGSGIGRATCQVLSREGATVIASDKNYAAAEQTIKSHAALASGFNDAGDHSALELDVSDSKSVKHAVQKTLEQYKAPPTIVVNCAGITRDNWLLKLSEEDYSRVQDVNLKGTFLVMQAFAQAMADKGKPGSIVNISSIVAKYGNIGQTNYASSKAGVIAMTQSAAKELGKFNIRVNAVLPGFTETPIVETVPEKLMHQMIKMIPLGRMGQPSEIAEVITFLSSDKSSFVTGAAVDVTGGF; translated from the exons ATGGTTTCAGGAATCGTTGCTGGCAGATTAGCTATTGTGACAg GTGCCGGATCTGGAATTGGACGTGCCACATGCCAGGTTCTGTCCCGAGAGGGAGCTACAGTCATAGCGTCCGATAAGAATTATGCGGCCGCTGAGCAGACTATAAAAAGCCATGCTGCCCTCGCTAGTGGGTTTAATG ACGCAGGCGACCACTCGGCGCTCGAGTTAGACGTATCAGACTCCAAGTCGGTAAAGCACGCAGTCCAGAAGACTTTGGAACAATATAAGGCTCCACCCACTATAGTGGTCAACTGCGCTGGTATCACACGAGATAATTGGTTACTGAAACTGTCTGAGGAAGACTATAGCCGGGTGCAGGATGTCAACCTTAAG GGCACGTTTCTCGTGATGCAAGCGTTTGCGCAAGCGATGGCTGATAAGGGCAAGCCGGGGTCCATCGTCAACATATCCAGCATAGTCGCCAAGTATGGCAACATTG GTCAAACTAACTACGCGAGTAGTAAGGCGGGTGTGATCGCTATGACTCAGTCGGCAGCTAAAGAATTAGGAAAATTCAATATTAG AGTGAATGCAGTCCTTCCCGGTTTCACAGAGACTCCGATCGTGGAGACTGTGCCTGAAAAACTGATGCATCAGATGATAAAGATGATACCTTTGGGCAGAATGGGCCAGCCTTCTG AAATAGCAGAGGTCATAACATTCCTGAGTTCTGACAAGAGCTCGTTCGTCACCGGCGCAGCAGTTGACGTCACTGGCGGGTTCTAG